In a genomic window of Rhinoderma darwinii isolate aRhiDar2 chromosome 10, aRhiDar2.hap1, whole genome shotgun sequence:
- the FLI1 gene encoding Friend leukemia integration 1 transcription factor isoform X1, with the protein MHLKKLVEHRKEALAVVSDDQSLFESTYGAASHLPKADMTASGNQDYGQPHKINAIPPQQEWINQPMRVNIKREYEHMNGSRESPVDCSVNKCSKLIGSENNGMTYHSYMDEKSAPPPNMTTNERRVIVPADPTLWSQEHVRQWLDWAIKEYGLIDIDSSLFQNMDGKDLCKMTKEDFQRSTTLYNTEVLLSHLNYLRESSSSLGYSAPPHSDQSSRVTPKEDPSYDAARRSGWGNNVNSSVTKSPPVEGTPNVNKNAEQQRPQPDPYQILGPTSSRLANPGSGQIQLWQFLLELLSDSANASCITWEGTNGEFKMTDPDEVARRWGERKSKPNMNYDKLSRALRYYYDKNIMTKVHGKRYAYKFDFHGIAQALQPHPTETSVYKYPSEFSYMPTYHTHQQKVNFVPSHPSSMPVTSSGFFGATSSYWSSPNANLYPNPNVPRHPTTHVQPHLGFY; encoded by the exons GAAGCTCTGGCGGTGGTGAGCGACGACCAGTCCCTCTTTGAATCAACGTATGGAGCAGCATCCCATTTACCGAAGGCAGACATGACGGCCTCTGGAAACCAGGACTATGGTCAGCCCCATAAGATCAACGCGATTCCCCCGCAGCAGGAGTGGATCAACCAGCCAATGCGGGTCAACATTAAAAGGGAATATGAGCACATGAATGGATCCAG GGAATCTCCTGTCGACTGCAGTGTGAACAAATGCAGCAAACTTATCGGATCTGAGAATAATGGAATGACTTACCACAGCTACATGGATGAAAAGAGCGCTCCTCCACCCAACATGACCACCAACGAGAGGAGAGTCATTGTGCCAGCAG ATCCCACCTTGTGGAGTCAGGAACACGTGCGGCAATGGCTAGACTGGGCGATCAAGGAGTATGGACTGATAGACATTGATTCATCCCTTTTTCAGAACATGGACGGCAAGGATCTCTGTAAAATGACAAAGGAGGATTTCCAGCGCAGCACAACTCTCTACAACACAGAGGTCCTACTTTCTCATCTCAACTACCTCAGGGAAA GTAGTTCATCATTGGGCTATAGTGCCCCGCCACACTCAGACCAGTCTTCACGGGTGACTCCTAAGGAGG ATCCTTCCTACGATGCTGCCCGGAGATCTGGGTGGGGAAATAACGTCAACTCTTCTGTcacaaaaa GTCCCCCTGTGGAAGGAACCCCAAATGTGAATAAGAATGCAGAACAGCAACGTCCACAGCCAG ATCCCTATCAAATCCTGGGCCCCACAAGCAGCAGGTTGGCTAATCCAG GGAGTGGTCAGATCCAGTTGTGGCAGTTTCTTCTCGAGTTATTATCGGACAGCGCCAACGCTAGTTGCATCACCTGGGAGGGAACAAACGGGGAATTCAAAATGACAGATCCAGATGAGGTGGCGCGGAGATGGGGTGAAAGGAAAAGCAAACCCAACATGAACTATGACAAGCTGAGCCGGGCACTGAGATATTACTACGACAAAAATATTATGACTAAGGTCCACGGGAAGCGATACGCTTACAAATTTGACTTTCACGGCATTGCTCAAGCTCTGCAGCCCCATCCCACTGAGACGTCCGTGTACAAGTACCCGTCAGAGTTCTCATACATGCCAACCTACCACACTCATCAGCAGAAGGTTAACTTTGTCCCTTCGCATCCTTCATCGATGCCAGTCACGTCTTCTGGCTTCTTCGGTGCAACCTCATCTTACTGGAGTTCTCCAAATGCAAATCTATACCCCAACCCCAATGTCCCACGGCACCCCACCACCCACGTACAGCCGCACCTGGGCTTCTACTAG
- the FLI1 gene encoding Friend leukemia integration 1 transcription factor isoform X2, protein MDGTIKEALAVVSDDQSLFESTYGAASHLPKADMTASGNQDYGQPHKINAIPPQQEWINQPMRVNIKREYEHMNGSRESPVDCSVNKCSKLIGSENNGMTYHSYMDEKSAPPPNMTTNERRVIVPADPTLWSQEHVRQWLDWAIKEYGLIDIDSSLFQNMDGKDLCKMTKEDFQRSTTLYNTEVLLSHLNYLRESSSSLGYSAPPHSDQSSRVTPKEDPSYDAARRSGWGNNVNSSVTKSPPVEGTPNVNKNAEQQRPQPDPYQILGPTSSRLANPGSGQIQLWQFLLELLSDSANASCITWEGTNGEFKMTDPDEVARRWGERKSKPNMNYDKLSRALRYYYDKNIMTKVHGKRYAYKFDFHGIAQALQPHPTETSVYKYPSEFSYMPTYHTHQQKVNFVPSHPSSMPVTSSGFFGATSSYWSSPNANLYPNPNVPRHPTTHVQPHLGFY, encoded by the exons GAAGCTCTGGCGGTGGTGAGCGACGACCAGTCCCTCTTTGAATCAACGTATGGAGCAGCATCCCATTTACCGAAGGCAGACATGACGGCCTCTGGAAACCAGGACTATGGTCAGCCCCATAAGATCAACGCGATTCCCCCGCAGCAGGAGTGGATCAACCAGCCAATGCGGGTCAACATTAAAAGGGAATATGAGCACATGAATGGATCCAG GGAATCTCCTGTCGACTGCAGTGTGAACAAATGCAGCAAACTTATCGGATCTGAGAATAATGGAATGACTTACCACAGCTACATGGATGAAAAGAGCGCTCCTCCACCCAACATGACCACCAACGAGAGGAGAGTCATTGTGCCAGCAG ATCCCACCTTGTGGAGTCAGGAACACGTGCGGCAATGGCTAGACTGGGCGATCAAGGAGTATGGACTGATAGACATTGATTCATCCCTTTTTCAGAACATGGACGGCAAGGATCTCTGTAAAATGACAAAGGAGGATTTCCAGCGCAGCACAACTCTCTACAACACAGAGGTCCTACTTTCTCATCTCAACTACCTCAGGGAAA GTAGTTCATCATTGGGCTATAGTGCCCCGCCACACTCAGACCAGTCTTCACGGGTGACTCCTAAGGAGG ATCCTTCCTACGATGCTGCCCGGAGATCTGGGTGGGGAAATAACGTCAACTCTTCTGTcacaaaaa GTCCCCCTGTGGAAGGAACCCCAAATGTGAATAAGAATGCAGAACAGCAACGTCCACAGCCAG ATCCCTATCAAATCCTGGGCCCCACAAGCAGCAGGTTGGCTAATCCAG GGAGTGGTCAGATCCAGTTGTGGCAGTTTCTTCTCGAGTTATTATCGGACAGCGCCAACGCTAGTTGCATCACCTGGGAGGGAACAAACGGGGAATTCAAAATGACAGATCCAGATGAGGTGGCGCGGAGATGGGGTGAAAGGAAAAGCAAACCCAACATGAACTATGACAAGCTGAGCCGGGCACTGAGATATTACTACGACAAAAATATTATGACTAAGGTCCACGGGAAGCGATACGCTTACAAATTTGACTTTCACGGCATTGCTCAAGCTCTGCAGCCCCATCCCACTGAGACGTCCGTGTACAAGTACCCGTCAGAGTTCTCATACATGCCAACCTACCACACTCATCAGCAGAAGGTTAACTTTGTCCCTTCGCATCCTTCATCGATGCCAGTCACGTCTTCTGGCTTCTTCGGTGCAACCTCATCTTACTGGAGTTCTCCAAATGCAAATCTATACCCCAACCCCAATGTCCCACGGCACCCCACCACCCACGTACAGCCGCACCTGGGCTTCTACTAG